One Larus michahellis chromosome 20, bLarMic1.1, whole genome shotgun sequence genomic window carries:
- the LOC141733362 gene encoding gastrokine-1-like isoform X2 yields MAIAKQSILRFGCRCLFLASFVLACDGQGGKRENGGPACYGGFDLYFILDKEQIRQGLEELQKVLPGGDTYMHEGFERIVTTVLLGLLLTPALAEYFPQKGGSQQIITKQFTIVGGFQILTLNREWRVATIEQRSNQGSWKTIWNYNLGYIASRVLSQGTCYISVMNRNVIPRFDTLITLAEQNMGLRGQGQPAREITFVVKGPVLDLSSYGTDIMAMCRGLTTYLTYEVYGPQNTYNYGSCTVLDVLQLVDLKYCQANNKGPIQGYQPF; encoded by the exons ATGTCTCTTCCTAGCAAGTTTTGTGCTAGCCTGTGATGGACAAGGTGGAAAGAGAGAGAACGGTGGTCCTGCCTGTTATGGAGGATTTGATTTGTATTTCATTCTGGACAA GGAACAGATACGCCAGGGTCtagaagagctgcagaaagtCCTTCCGGGAGGCGACACATACATGCATGAAGGATTTGAAAGG ATCGTGACTACCGTCCTTCTTGGACTCTTGCTGACCCCAGCCCTTGCTGAATAC TTTCCGCAAAAAGGTGGAAGTCAGCAAATCATAACCAAGCAATTCACCATTGTCGGAGGCTTCCAAATTCTGACCCTCAACAGGGAATGGCGCGTGGCAACTATCGAGCAAAGGAGCAACCAAGGATCATGGAAAACCATTTGGAACTACAATCTG GGCTACATTGCAAGCAGAGTGCTGTCACAGGGAACTTGCTACATTTCCGTAATGAACAGAAATGTGATACCTCGCTTTGATACCCTCATCACGCTGGCTGAGCAGAACATG GGCCTGAGAGGTCAAGGACAACCTGCAAGGGAGATCACGTTTGTCGTCAAGGGCCCTGTCCTTGACCTCTCCTCTTACGGAACAGACATCATGGCTATGTGCAGAGGACTCACAACCTACCTGACTTACGAAGTTTACG gacCACAAAATACATACAATTACGGATCATGCACTGTACTTGATGTCCTGCAACTCGTGGACCTCAAGTACTGTCAGGCAAATAACAAGGGCCCAATCCAAGGCTATCAACCTTTCTGA
- the LOC141733362 gene encoding gastrokine-1-like isoform X1 translates to MAIAKQSILRFGCRCLFLASFVLACDGQGGKRENGGPACYGGFDLYFILDKEQIRQGLEELQKVLPGGDTYMHEGFERIMIASLLGVFLAPALANRIVTTVLLGLLLTPALAEYFPQKGGSQQIITKQFTIVGGFQILTLNREWRVATIEQRSNQGSWKTIWNYNLGYIASRVLSQGTCYISVMNRNVIPRFDTLITLAEQNMGLRGQGQPAREITFVVKGPVLDLSSYGTDIMAMCRGLTTYLTYEVYGPQNTYNYGSCTVLDVLQLVDLKYCQANNKGPIQGYQPF, encoded by the exons ATGTCTCTTCCTAGCAAGTTTTGTGCTAGCCTGTGATGGACAAGGTGGAAAGAGAGAGAACGGTGGTCCTGCCTGTTATGGAGGATTTGATTTGTATTTCATTCTGGACAA GGAACAGATACGCCAGGGTCtagaagagctgcagaaagtCCTTCCGGGAGGCGACACATACATGCATGAAGGATTTGAAAGG ATTATGATTGCTTCTCTTCTTGGAGTTTTCCTGGCTCCAGCCCTTGCTAACAGG ATCGTGACTACCGTCCTTCTTGGACTCTTGCTGACCCCAGCCCTTGCTGAATAC TTTCCGCAAAAAGGTGGAAGTCAGCAAATCATAACCAAGCAATTCACCATTGTCGGAGGCTTCCAAATTCTGACCCTCAACAGGGAATGGCGCGTGGCAACTATCGAGCAAAGGAGCAACCAAGGATCATGGAAAACCATTTGGAACTACAATCTG GGCTACATTGCAAGCAGAGTGCTGTCACAGGGAACTTGCTACATTTCCGTAATGAACAGAAATGTGATACCTCGCTTTGATACCCTCATCACGCTGGCTGAGCAGAACATG GGCCTGAGAGGTCAAGGACAACCTGCAAGGGAGATCACGTTTGTCGTCAAGGGCCCTGTCCTTGACCTCTCCTCTTACGGAACAGACATCATGGCTATGTGCAGAGGACTCACAACCTACCTGACTTACGAAGTTTACG gacCACAAAATACATACAATTACGGATCATGCACTGTACTTGATGTCCTGCAACTCGTGGACCTCAAGTACTGTCAGGCAAATAACAAGGGCCCAATCCAAGGCTATCAACCTTTCTGA
- the LOC141733362 gene encoding gastrokine-1-like isoform X3, which yields MAIAKQSILRFGCRCLFLASFVLACDGQGGKRENGGPACYGGFDLYFILDKEQIRQGLEELQKVLPGGDTYMHEGFERIMIASLLGVFLAPALANRNGKRHHSEHSHRSFPDTGVSTDSKEGSKDWKSVWDVETGYVATKVLSKHTCIIAKIDKRFFLDKPFPAPPRGHQGLSPHQLPPRENRFTISRKRLQSLHPYGKRIQALCRGIPSYLAYPAAGSNFLKQDVACLKVKINELPFYFCD from the exons ATGTCTCTTCCTAGCAAGTTTTGTGCTAGCCTGTGATGGACAAGGTGGAAAGAGAGAGAACGGTGGTCCTGCCTGTTATGGAGGATTTGATTTGTATTTCATTCTGGACAA GGAACAGATACGCCAGGGTCtagaagagctgcagaaagtCCTTCCGGGAGGCGACACATACATGCATGAAGGATTTGAAAGG ATTATGATTGCTTCTCTTCTTGGAGTTTTCCTGGCTCCAGCCCTTGCTAACAGG AACGGCAAGAGGCACCACAGTGAGCACTCACACCGCTCTTTCCCTGACACTGGGGTCAGCACCGACTCAAAGGAGGGCTCCAAGGACTGGAAGTCTGTCTGGGACGTCGAGACT gGCTACGTAGCAACCAAGGTACTTTCAAAGCACACCTGCATCATTGCTAAAATAGACAAGAGGTTTTTCCTTGATAAACCCTTTCCTGCACCACCTCGAGGACACCAG GGACTtagccctcaccagcttcctcccAGAGAGAATCGCTTCACTATCTCAAGAAAGAGACTCCAAAGCTTGCACCCATATGGAAAACGCATTCAAGCTCTGTGCCGAGGAATTCCCTCTTACCTTGCTTACCCAGCTGCCG gaTCAAACTTCTTAAAGCAAGATGTCGCATGTTTGAAAGTTAAGATAAACGAGCTGCCTTTCTATTTCTGTGATTAA